In Deferribacterota bacterium, the sequence ATTATTTTTAATGATTTAAATCTCTTATAAACATATAAATTATTACAATAAAATTAAACAATATAACTAAAATGTTAAAAACCATTGACCATTTATGCAGTTTCAAAAAAACATCATAATTTGTTTCTTTCAAAACTCTAGATTCTGGGATGATATAAAATAATTGGATTATTAACAGTATCATTGCTATTACAATAATAGCTGCAATAATACTACTAAAGGCATATCTCATAATATAAATTAAGCAAATAAAAAAAGCAATTATACCAATTGTAAAATATGAAGGAAATATATTGCTAACAACCAATCCAGCATCATTTTTATTTAATAATTTAAAGAGTAGTGGTGCAATAAAAAAACTAAAATATACGCTCAATCCAAAATAAGCTGAAAGCATAAAAAAAGAAATTTTAAACATTTTATCATTCATTCTGTATTATATTAAAAAAATTCTAATTTAGCAATATATAAAAAATATCAACCTTTGAGACTTTTAACCTCTTCTCCATTTGGGCCTATAAATCTGCGACCCCATCCTGTTATTGCAGCAATTAACATAACAATAACCAGAAGCCACCCATGAAAAACATAGGGTACAACCTCTATAGGATTTACAGCCTGAACAAAGCTATATTTAGATGTAAGCCCCTGTATTGAAACAATACCTAGTAAAGTACCACCTGCCCAGGGAAAAATATAACCCAACGCAGAGGTCATTGAGTCTAAAAAATTTGCCCTTCTATAGGGATGAATTTTTAATTCATTTCCTATATCATACACAAAAGTTGAGGCTAATATTTCAGCAGCAGTATTAATAGTAATTAAAGAGTTTAAT encodes:
- a CDS encoding DUF4149 domain-containing protein, which produces MNDKMFKISFFMLSAYFGLSVYFSFFIAPLLFKLLNKNDAGLVVSNIFPSYFTIGIIAFFICLIYIMRYAFSSIIAAIIVIAMILLIIQLFYIIPESRVLKETNYDVFLKLHKWSMVFNILVILFNFIVIIYMFIRDLNH